A stretch of the Haloplanus aerogenes genome encodes the following:
- a CDS encoding glycosyltransferase family 39 protein — protein sequence MDIDRREATVVGSLISLGAALRVFRIGTESLWLDEAASVSYVTTMSVRELVVRIPWTDNSPPLYYLLLDAWTELFGVSEASVRLLSAVFGILSIPLLYLIGKRLFGERVGLLSAGILALSPFQLWYAQEARAYSLLLLLSLLSYYYFLRVDGDGTAADTVGYVVFSVLLGYTHVFGFFVILAQSLYVLLRYVPATEGLVGEEVVAWIKHQSLIGLLLSPYVVVLLVRIVAEQGDVWVSMPTLRSIVAAPVVYFGTTGSVRRSIPINLLILAVLGGLTLLSLTPLLRQLRAGEWPSPDTESGYATLNALLWFLVPIVVPIVLSVLLTPIYLIRYTIPASAGLYLLVAKGIETIPRRNVRLVAAGLIVLTLVQPLPILYADDQKEQWREAAHAIESNADEGDLIVISATYVQTPFEYYYEGKLAVVPVEEDVSATALRSNTRGHDTVWLITSHVKDHERERLRDLLDDDYVRVDEIQLNRIRIQKFSTASA from the coding sequence CGCGAACTCGTCGTCAGAATCCCGTGGACGGACAACAGCCCACCGCTGTACTACCTGTTGCTCGACGCGTGGACGGAGCTGTTCGGCGTTTCGGAAGCCAGCGTCCGACTGCTGTCCGCCGTCTTCGGAATCCTCTCGATTCCCCTGCTGTACCTCATCGGAAAGCGGCTGTTCGGCGAGCGCGTCGGGCTACTGAGCGCCGGGATACTCGCGCTCTCACCCTTCCAGCTCTGGTACGCACAGGAAGCGCGAGCATACAGTTTGCTGTTGCTCCTCTCGCTGCTGTCCTACTACTACTTCCTCCGGGTGGATGGCGACGGAACCGCAGCCGACACGGTCGGATACGTGGTGTTCTCGGTCTTGCTCGGCTACACGCACGTGTTCGGATTCTTCGTCATTCTCGCGCAGTCGCTCTACGTCCTGCTCAGATACGTCCCCGCAACCGAGGGGCTCGTCGGGGAGGAAGTCGTGGCGTGGATCAAACATCAGTCGCTGATCGGCCTCCTGCTCTCCCCCTACGTGGTCGTGTTGCTGGTTAGAATCGTCGCCGAGCAGGGGGACGTGTGGGTGTCGATGCCCACCCTCAGGAGTATCGTCGCCGCGCCAGTCGTCTACTTCGGGACGACGGGCAGCGTCCGCCGGAGCATCCCGATCAACCTCCTGATACTGGCCGTTCTGGGGGGACTGACGCTGCTGTCGCTGACGCCGCTTCTCCGGCAGTTGCGAGCAGGCGAGTGGCCATCGCCCGACACCGAGAGCGGGTACGCCACGCTCAACGCACTGCTGTGGTTTCTCGTGCCGATCGTCGTGCCGATCGTGCTGTCGGTCCTGCTCACCCCGATATATCTTATCCGGTATACGATTCCCGCGTCGGCGGGCCTGTATCTCCTCGTGGCGAAGGGGATCGAGACGATTCCGCGGCGCAACGTGCGACTGGTCGCGGCCGGACTGATCGTGCTGACGCTCGTCCAGCCACTCCCGATCCTGTACGCCGACGACCAGAAAGAGCAGTGGCGGGAAGCGGCACACGCGATCGAGTCGAACGCCGACGAGGGGGATCTGATCGTGATCAGCGCGACGTACGTGCAGACGCCGTTCGAGTACTACTACGAAGGGAAGCTGGCGGTGGTGCCGGTCGAGGAGGACGTGTCGGCGACGGCCCTCCGGTCGAACACACGGGGTCACGACACCGTCTGGTTGATCACGTCACACGTAAAAGACCACGAGCGGGAGCGACTGAGGGACCTGCTCGACGACGACTACGTCCGCGTGGACGAGATTCAACTGAATCGGATCAGGATACAGAAATTCAGCACTGCGTCGGCATAG
- a CDS encoding ABC transporter permease — MSAQSMRRRLSLRLDWLTVTLALGGLLLCYYLAPLASLFLSAPPGAVAASLTEPTVVNAVTTSVLSATLSTLVGTVFGLPLAYWLARADTRWTDAVLAAVVLPLVLPPTVGGVVLLTVVGPNTLLGDAAAAAGLPLTRSLAGVVLAQTFVASPFVVVTAKAAFEGVDRSLEHASRVLGMDRLTTVRRVTLPLAGPGILAGVTLAFARAMGEFGATMMLAYYPRTMPVQIWVSFVSLGLDAAYPVAIVLVAVSVLALAILHTVASNPWQ; from the coding sequence ATGTCGGCCCAATCGATGCGCCGACGGCTCTCGCTCCGTCTCGACTGGCTCACCGTCACGCTCGCCCTCGGCGGCCTGCTGTTGTGCTACTATCTCGCGCCGCTGGCGTCGCTGTTCCTCTCGGCGCCACCGGGTGCGGTCGCCGCCAGTCTGACCGAGCCGACAGTCGTGAACGCGGTGACTACGTCCGTGCTCTCCGCGACGCTCAGCACCCTCGTCGGCACCGTCTTCGGCCTGCCGCTCGCGTATTGGCTGGCCCGCGCCGACACGCGGTGGACGGATGCGGTCCTCGCGGCCGTGGTGCTTCCCCTCGTGTTGCCGCCGACGGTGGGTGGGGTCGTCCTCCTCACAGTGGTCGGACCGAACACGCTCCTCGGTGACGCGGCGGCCGCGGCGGGCCTCCCGCTCACGCGGTCGCTCGCGGGCGTGGTGCTCGCCCAGACGTTCGTCGCGTCGCCGTTCGTCGTCGTGACGGCGAAGGCGGCGTTCGAGGGCGTCGACCGGTCGCTCGAACACGCCTCGCGCGTCCTCGGGATGGACCGACTGACGACCGTCCGGCGCGTCACGCTCCCGCTGGCCGGGCCGGGCATCCTCGCGGGCGTGACGCTCGCGTTCGCTCGCGCGATGGGCGAGTTCGGCGCGACGATGATGCTCGCGTACTACCCCCGGACGATGCCCGTCCAGATCTGGGTGTCGTTCGTCTCGCTCGGCCTCGACGCCGCGTATCCGGTCGCCATCGTCCTCGTCGCCGTCTCGGTGCTGGCGCTGGCCATCCTCCACACCGTCGCGTCGAACCCGTGGCAGTAA
- a CDS encoding extracellular solute-binding protein — translation MDENPTHSRRAFLRRVGALGAVGLGGCVGRGARAGTAGDGGGRTLTVAILAAGSLQHALESGLTPAVDVPIRVEAHGSATVARMVAAGKRDPDILTVADTALFENPLSPPWYATFTSNAVVLAYNPDTEGGRRVADAGTEQWYEPLTDGAVRLGRTDPDQDPLGYRTLFSLELAARYYDDAPALHETIPARRQIYPETALLSKFETGAIDAAFAYRNMAVERGYDYVDLPDRIDLSNPDHADRYSTVSYTLPSGQEIRGDLISYGSTIRKPSDAARSVFVVHTTGDYLDDSGFLRREGFPRYRGEVPPEVRRATTADARSLREPVSDVTILR, via the coding sequence ATGGACGAGAACCCCACCCACTCCCGTCGCGCGTTCTTGCGGAGGGTCGGCGCGCTGGGGGCGGTGGGACTGGGGGGCTGTGTCGGGCGGGGCGCGCGGGCGGGCACTGCCGGCGACGGTGGCGGCCGGACCCTGACGGTCGCGATTCTCGCCGCCGGGAGCCTTCAGCACGCCCTGGAGTCGGGGCTCACTCCCGCCGTCGACGTGCCCATCCGGGTCGAAGCCCACGGCTCGGCGACCGTCGCGCGCATGGTCGCCGCGGGGAAACGTGATCCCGACATCCTTACCGTCGCCGACACCGCGCTCTTCGAGAACCCGCTCTCGCCGCCGTGGTACGCGACCTTCACGAGCAACGCGGTCGTCCTCGCGTACAACCCGGACACCGAGGGCGGTCGGCGTGTCGCCGACGCGGGTACGGAACAGTGGTACGAACCGCTGACCGACGGTGCCGTCCGACTCGGCCGTACCGACCCCGATCAGGATCCGCTGGGGTATCGGACGCTCTTCTCCCTCGAACTCGCCGCTCGCTACTACGACGACGCGCCGGCGCTCCACGAGACGATTCCGGCCCGTCGGCAGATTTACCCCGAGACGGCGTTGCTCAGCAAGTTCGAGACCGGTGCTATCGACGCCGCCTTCGCCTACCGAAACATGGCCGTCGAACGCGGCTACGACTACGTCGACCTCCCCGACCGGATCGACCTCAGCAACCCCGACCACGCCGACCGGTATTCGACCGTCTCCTACACGCTGCCGAGCGGACAGGAGATCCGTGGCGACCTCATCAGTTACGGTTCGACGATCCGGAAGCCGAGCGACGCCGCGCGGTCGGTCTTCGTCGTCCACACGACCGGCGACTATCTGGACGACTCGGGCTTCCTGCGCCGTGAGGGGTTCCCGCGCTACCGGGGCGAGGTGCCGCCCGAGGTGCGGCGAGCGACGACTGCCGACGCCAGATCACTCCGTGAACCGGTGTCGGACGTGACGATCCTCCGGTGA
- a CDS encoding Tfx family DNA-binding protein yields MVSAESTTLTDRQVEVLELREQGLTQREVAERLGSTGSNVSAIERAAEQNVEQARRTLQLIRTIRSPVRLTADTGTTFDDLVDTIYDRGDEDGVKIAYCRPELYAHLFGQLEPYTTRNRLDREIEIGLTRDGEVKVFVPDQ; encoded by the coding sequence ATGGTCTCGGCCGAATCGACGACGCTGACCGACCGACAGGTGGAGGTGCTCGAACTCCGGGAGCAGGGGCTCACCCAGCGTGAAGTCGCCGAGCGACTGGGGAGTACGGGGTCGAACGTGAGTGCCATCGAGCGCGCGGCGGAGCAAAACGTCGAGCAGGCCCGGCGAACGCTGCAGTTGATCCGGACGATCCGCTCGCCCGTCCGCCTGACCGCCGACACCGGCACGACGTTCGACGACCTAGTCGACACCATCTACGACCGGGGCGACGAGGACGGCGTGAAGATCGCCTACTGCCGACCGGAACTCTACGCCCACCTGTTCGGGCAACTCGAACCGTACACGACGCGGAATCGCCTCGACAGGGAGATCGAAATCGGCCTGACCCGCGACGGCGAGGTGAAGGTGTTCGTCCCCGACCAGTAG
- a CDS encoding nucleotidyltransferase family protein — MRRRPIATASLSGSVSMSAAEAGDGDANKLLARADDERIVTRSVRMYLDAVVDPVVIVVGHEANRVRAALPEAVRVVHNPDYADGQASSVRIGIGALPDDVDAAVVGLGDMPFVRPETVTLLARAFHAGAGDPLAAAFDGRRGNPVCFGRQWFDALRDVRGDTGGRELPLTAPDAALVETADPGVRRDIDQPSDLPSE; from the coding sequence GTGCGCCGGCGACCAATCGCGACGGCGTCGCTCTCGGGATCGGTGAGCATGAGCGCCGCGGAAGCCGGCGACGGTGACGCCAACAAACTGCTCGCCCGTGCCGACGACGAACGGATCGTCACCCGAAGCGTCCGGATGTACCTCGACGCGGTGGTCGACCCCGTCGTCATCGTGGTCGGTCACGAGGCGAACCGGGTTCGAGCCGCGCTCCCCGAGGCGGTCCGCGTCGTCCACAACCCCGACTACGCCGACGGGCAGGCGTCGTCGGTCCGGATCGGCATCGGTGCCCTCCCGGACGACGTGGACGCCGCGGTCGTCGGCCTCGGCGACATGCCGTTCGTACGACCCGAAACCGTCACCCTGCTCGCTCGCGCCTTCCACGCGGGCGCTGGAGACCCACTCGCGGCCGCGTTCGACGGCCGACGCGGCAACCCGGTCTGTTTCGGACGGCAGTGGTTCGACGCCCTCCGCGACGTGCGCGGGGATACGGGCGGGCGGGAACTCCCCCTGACGGCGCCCGACGCCGCGCTGGTCGAGACGGCCGACCCCGGCGTCCGCCGGGATATCGACCAGCCGTCCGACCTGCCGTCGGAGTGA
- a CDS encoding VOC family protein has product MTGHVGRVALRVTDLDRTVAFYEDVIGLETLSRDGDRAVLGVDEPLLILQRSDRPARGPDETGLFHTAFRVPSRAALGDALARIEAAWRLDGASDHHVSEALYLRDPEDNGIEVYCDRPQTEWPTTDDGRVEMDTLPLALDPLRDAAAGDDRAPSGTTVGHVHLEVSDLDAARSFYADDLGLNVRASMSGALFLAFGDYHHHVGANVWNDRSTPPDGRGLAWVELVTNDADAIRSRIDTVTAREEGFEVVDPDGITIRVRRPASHPPSGR; this is encoded by the coding sequence ATGACCGGACACGTCGGCCGCGTTGCCCTGCGAGTGACCGATCTCGACCGGACGGTCGCTTTCTACGAGGACGTGATCGGGTTGGAGACGCTCTCCCGTGACGGCGACCGGGCCGTCCTCGGGGTCGACGAACCGCTGCTGATCCTCCAGAGATCGGACCGCCCGGCCCGCGGTCCGGACGAGACCGGCCTCTTCCACACCGCGTTTCGAGTCCCGTCGCGCGCCGCCCTCGGCGACGCCCTCGCCCGGATCGAAGCGGCGTGGCGCCTCGACGGGGCCTCGGATCACCACGTCAGCGAGGCGCTCTACCTGCGCGACCCGGAGGACAACGGCATCGAGGTGTACTGCGACCGACCGCAGACGGAGTGGCCCACGACCGACGACGGCCGGGTCGAGATGGACACCCTGCCGCTGGCGCTCGATCCGCTCCGCGACGCCGCGGCGGGTGACGACCGGGCACCGTCCGGCACGACCGTCGGCCACGTCCACCTCGAGGTGTCGGATCTCGACGCGGCGCGGTCGTTCTACGCCGACGATCTCGGCCTGAACGTCCGGGCGTCGATGTCCGGAGCGCTCTTTCTCGCGTTCGGCGACTACCACCACCACGTCGGCGCGAACGTCTGGAACGATCGGTCGACGCCGCCCGACGGCAGAGGACTGGCGTGGGTGGAACTCGTCACCAACGACGCGGACGCGATCCGCTCGCGCATCGATACGGTGACGGCCCGCGAGGAGGGATTCGAGGTGGTAGACCCCGACGGCATCACGATCCGGGTGCGCCGACCGGCGTCTCACCCGCCTTCCGGCCGGTGA
- a CDS encoding helix-turn-helix domain-containing protein, with product MKEIEFAIRYEPGADKLMDVFHENPSLSCRSSACYSNETAMWRIDHVRGSEAAVEAFAEVFLDEDRCNECLDRPTCDSSREYHVLDRTPESRTIYTYRREVHRCHSLPYFVLDHVGDGVVFESRRTQGEYRWKILYPGNEPVGELFDTIDRILRQGLSLELSHLRQSGNWNADTRTAFQLSHEQWDILSHAVEEGYYARPREVTVAELGEQLGLPRSTVQYRLRSAEDLIVTEFVRNTL from the coding sequence ATGAAGGAAATCGAGTTCGCGATCCGCTACGAGCCGGGCGCCGACAAGCTGATGGACGTGTTCCACGAGAATCCGAGCCTCTCGTGTCGGTCGTCGGCCTGTTACTCGAACGAGACGGCGATGTGGCGGATCGACCACGTCCGCGGCTCCGAGGCGGCCGTTGAGGCGTTCGCGGAGGTGTTTCTCGACGAGGATCGTTGCAACGAGTGTCTCGACCGGCCGACCTGTGACTCCAGTCGGGAGTACCACGTCCTCGACCGGACGCCGGAATCTCGGACCATCTACACGTACCGGCGCGAGGTCCACCGCTGTCACTCGCTGCCCTACTTCGTGCTGGATCACGTCGGTGACGGCGTCGTCTTCGAATCCAGACGGACGCAGGGAGAGTACCGCTGGAAGATTCTCTACCCCGGCAACGAACCGGTCGGCGAACTGTTCGACACCATCGACCGCATCCTCCGGCAGGGCCTCTCGCTGGAACTCTCGCATCTCCGCCAGTCGGGGAACTGGAACGCCGACACCCGCACGGCCTTTCAGCTCTCACACGAGCAGTGGGATATTCTGAGCCACGCCGTCGAGGAAGGCTACTACGCCCGCCCGCGCGAAGTGACGGTGGCGGAACTGGGCGAGCAACTCGGGCTGCCGCGGTCGACGGTCCAGTATCGCCTCCGCTCCGCAGAGGACCTGATCGTCACGGAGTTCGTCCGCAACACGCTCTAG
- a CDS encoding NYN domain-containing protein: MDLFGRGDDGEADGEPRVALFVDGPNVLRSEFDVDLDDVREAAAAVGVPAATRLYVDEHATPELIQAAEARGFEVIVTSGDVDVKLAVDLTRFAVEGRADVIAIASRDTDFKPAIEAANACGLRTLAIAPGEHGRSDALRNAAAESVTLDDA, encoded by the coding sequence ATGGACCTGTTCGGACGGGGGGACGACGGCGAGGCGGACGGGGAGCCACGGGTCGCGCTGTTCGTCGACGGGCCGAACGTCCTTCGGAGCGAGTTCGACGTAGACCTCGACGACGTGCGTGAGGCCGCGGCGGCGGTCGGGGTGCCGGCCGCAACCCGCCTCTACGTCGACGAACACGCCACGCCCGAACTCATTCAGGCCGCCGAAGCCCGCGGATTCGAGGTGATCGTCACCAGCGGCGACGTGGACGTGAAACTCGCGGTCGACCTCACCCGCTTCGCCGTCGAGGGTCGCGCGGACGTGATCGCTATCGCCTCCCGCGACACCGACTTCAAACCCGCCATCGAGGCGGCCAACGCCTGCGGCCTCCGGACGCTCGCCATCGCCCCCGGCGAACACGGCCGGTCCGATGCGCTGCGCAACGCCGCGGCGGAGAGCGTCACGCTCGACGACGCCTGA
- a CDS encoding TatD family hydrolase, which translates to MTDPDLDTPVLDDHLHLDPDAGRGLEAVRDFRRLGGTHLLVVNKPSWHLGVEAETGEDFRAVFDRTLDVVTDADDLLPGRAWPVLGVHPGLISRLVDDRGFAPDEARDLMQAGLDVAAEYVREGRALALKTGRPHYDTPDAVWDASNTVLRHGLALGADADCAVQLHTEASEDLTDIAGWAEERGLSSHRVVKHYAGPTLAGPTPSVMCRKEWLREAAERGDPFLMETDFVDDPDRPGAVMGPKTVPRRVRMLLDEGYDDAVRRAHVETPAQVYGIDTEATLTG; encoded by the coding sequence GTGACCGACCCCGATCTCGACACGCCAGTCCTCGACGATCACCTCCACCTCGACCCGGACGCCGGCCGGGGGCTGGAGGCCGTGCGTGACTTCCGTCGCCTCGGCGGGACGCACCTGCTGGTCGTCAACAAACCGTCGTGGCATCTCGGCGTCGAGGCCGAGACTGGCGAGGACTTCCGGGCCGTCTTCGACCGGACGCTCGACGTCGTCACGGACGCCGACGACCTGCTTCCCGGTCGAGCGTGGCCCGTCCTCGGCGTCCATCCCGGCCTGATCTCGCGGCTCGTGGACGACCGTGGGTTCGCGCCCGACGAGGCCCGCGACCTGATGCAGGCCGGCCTCGACGTGGCCGCCGAGTACGTCCGCGAGGGACGCGCGCTCGCGCTCAAGACCGGCCGTCCCCACTACGACACCCCCGACGCGGTGTGGGACGCCTCGAACACGGTCCTCCGTCACGGGTTGGCGCTCGGCGCCGACGCCGACTGCGCGGTCCAACTGCACACCGAGGCCAGCGAGGACCTCACCGATATCGCCGGGTGGGCCGAGGAACGTGGGCTCTCCTCCCACCGCGTCGTCAAACACTACGCGGGGCCGACGCTCGCCGGGCCGACACCCAGTGTGATGTGTCGCAAAGAGTGGCTCCGCGAGGCGGCCGAGCGCGGCGACCCCTTCCTCATGGAGACGGACTTCGTCGACGACCCGGACCGGCCGGGGGCGGTGATGGGGCCGAAGACCGTTCCCCGGCGCGTCCGCATGTTGCTGGACGAGGGGTACGACGATGCCGTCCGGCGGGCACACGTCGAGACGCCCGCGCAGGTGTACGGAATCGATACCGAGGCGACGCTGACGGGGTGA
- a CDS encoding DUF2150 family protein, which yields MTDVEDTFYTEDRWQNWIGRVAEEDLDPENEDSARLLLNLQDDAAIAVAKIVNAYEDGRLDEEEAIDELTDVRDIVLDDVELEDEEKRMLVDGVQTSLVCVFYAAEEYIAAGPAEDGTIEEYVHAAADAEANEDLDAALGYLVQAGTRIIDGDELDIALVEDLEYGLVSEWVNGLDSLQSAMSDPEVVEEDDE from the coding sequence ATGACCGACGTGGAGGACACGTTCTACACGGAAGACCGCTGGCAAAACTGGATCGGCCGCGTAGCCGAGGAGGATCTCGACCCCGAGAACGAGGATTCGGCGCGCCTCCTGCTCAACCTGCAGGACGACGCCGCCATCGCCGTCGCGAAGATCGTCAACGCGTACGAGGACGGCCGCCTCGACGAGGAGGAAGCCATCGACGAGTTGACCGACGTGCGCGACATCGTCCTCGACGACGTGGAACTGGAGGACGAGGAAAAGCGGATGCTCGTCGACGGCGTCCAGACCAGCCTCGTCTGTGTCTTCTACGCCGCCGAGGAGTACATCGCCGCCGGCCCGGCCGAGGACGGCACCATCGAGGAGTACGTCCACGCCGCGGCCGACGCCGAGGCCAACGAGGATCTCGACGCCGCACTCGGCTACCTCGTGCAGGCCGGGACGCGCATCATCGACGGCGACGAACTCGACATCGCGCTGGTCGAGGATCTGGAGTACGGGCTGGTGTCGGAGTGGGTCAACGGACTGGACAGCCTCCAGAGCGCGATGAGCGACCCCGAAGTGGTCGAAGAAGACGACGAGTGA
- a CDS encoding BamA/TamA family outer membrane protein yields the protein MSFRGDRRAVTVQVGAILLFGILVLLLATYQATIVPQQNEQVEFNHNVEVQQDLLTLRGELLEAADGEQFRAVTIKLGTTYPERALFVNPPPASGTIGTADAGGMGVHNVRATNEETRDYLNGSQEYGTNHVSYRPSYSVYQNAPATTYQSGVLVNGFDSGRAVAISEQSIVRGNEIRLVAVAGNLSRSQVRAMDVQPRSLSTVHQSTTVRDNGSGIEITVPTTLSEDAWESLLRDELDPAGDPNNDRYVTGVTDVAGTDAVRITLEAGRTYRLRTALVGVGMGGETPQPAYVTNVTERNTSLAAGTPLVVEVRDRYNNPVDPTTYPTDVTVNVTEGRDLVAQNRTTVRADGRAQVTYTGGEGTVTLAVERLSGPESEVSFNVTERTTSDSDDSNDTTPNLRVRVDDLTNTDTGAPHYIVSYDASNANGQFDRVEVKFMSDSGGSGTEIGQSERGSVEFQTTYGGNTDYYITLRAYYEDGNGGTTVERIRTVIDEADARNPSDNEDLSESGSPSLASWSIEDRTNNNVRYRFQYDVDTRGNFRNVYLGVISRDGNGGKTVENTTQSGRTWQGSTYGVNAEYKVTILVTDADGVVVEEKMRIDRADGDANGDPP from the coding sequence ATGAGCTTCCGGGGCGACCGTCGTGCCGTCACCGTCCAGGTCGGAGCGATCCTCCTTTTCGGGATACTCGTTCTCCTCCTCGCCACCTATCAGGCGACGATCGTCCCCCAGCAGAACGAACAGGTCGAGTTCAACCACAACGTCGAGGTCCAGCAGGACCTGCTCACCCTCCGGGGCGAACTCCTCGAAGCCGCCGACGGCGAGCAGTTCCGCGCGGTCACCATCAAACTCGGCACCACGTATCCCGAGCGCGCCCTGTTCGTGAATCCGCCGCCGGCGTCGGGGACGATAGGGACGGCCGACGCCGGGGGGATGGGCGTGCACAACGTCCGCGCCACCAACGAGGAGACGCGCGACTACCTGAACGGGAGCCAGGAATACGGAACCAACCACGTCAGCTACCGGCCGTCCTACAGCGTCTACCAGAACGCCCCGGCGACGACGTATCAGAGCGGCGTCCTCGTCAACGGCTTCGACTCGGGGCGGGCCGTCGCCATCAGCGAGCAATCGATCGTTCGCGGCAACGAGATTCGGCTCGTCGCCGTCGCGGGCAACCTCTCGCGGTCGCAAGTGCGAGCCATGGACGTCCAGCCCCGGTCGCTGAGTACCGTCCACCAGTCCACGACGGTCCGTGACAACGGGAGCGGGATCGAGATCACCGTCCCGACGACGCTCTCGGAAGACGCGTGGGAGTCACTCCTCCGCGACGAACTCGATCCGGCCGGCGATCCGAACAACGACCGGTACGTGACGGGCGTGACGGACGTGGCGGGGACCGACGCCGTTCGCATCACGCTCGAAGCCGGACGCACCTACCGGCTCCGAACGGCGCTGGTGGGGGTCGGGATGGGTGGCGAGACGCCACAGCCGGCGTACGTGACCAACGTGACCGAGCGGAACACGTCGCTGGCGGCGGGGACGCCGCTCGTCGTCGAGGTGCGCGACCGCTACAACAACCCCGTCGATCCGACGACGTATCCGACCGACGTGACCGTGAACGTCACCGAGGGGCGGGATCTGGTCGCGCAGAACCGGACGACCGTCAGAGCGGACGGTCGGGCACAGGTCACCTACACCGGCGGTGAGGGGACCGTCACGCTCGCCGTCGAGCGGTTGAGCGGCCCCGAGTCCGAGGTGAGCTTCAATGTGACCGAGCGGACAACGAGCGACAGCGACGACAGTAACGACACGACGCCGAACCTCCGGGTTAGAGTCGACGATCTGACTAACACCGACACCGGGGCGCCACATTACATCGTCTCCTACGACGCCTCGAACGCGAACGGCCAGTTCGACCGCGTCGAAGTGAAGTTCATGTCCGACAGCGGCGGTAGCGGCACGGAGATCGGGCAGTCGGAGCGGGGGAGCGTGGAGTTCCAGACGACCTACGGTGGGAACACCGACTACTACATCACGCTCCGCGCGTACTACGAGGACGGGAACGGGGGAACGACCGTCGAGCGGATCCGAACGGTCATCGACGAGGCGGACGCGCGGAACCCCAGCGACAACGAGGATTTGAGCGAATCCGGCAGCCCGTCGCTCGCCTCGTGGTCTATCGAGGACAGAACCAACAACAACGTGAGATACCGCTTCCAGTACGACGTCGACACCCGGGGGAACTTCCGGAACGTGTACCTCGGCGTAATCAGCCGCGACGGCAACGGTGGAAAGACCGTCGAGAATACGACGCAGTCGGGGCGGACGTGGCAGGGGTCGACCTACGGCGTCAACGCCGAGTACAAGGTGACGATTCTCGTCACCGACGCCGACGGCGTCGTGGTCGAGGAGAAGATGCGAATCGACCGGGCCGACGGGGATGCCAATGGCGATCCGCCCTGA
- a CDS encoding type IV pilin N-terminal domain-containing protein translates to MAIRPDSDRGQSEVVSEVLAVALVVIIVTVTGTYLLQDVTTPDEETRAQMTLSVTDDRIELTHAGGEAVPEDALNVVVRVNGTEQPGITWESGSVDGDGDATFDPGERWIRVGLSLSGDARVRVLLADTHTGTVLLDRTVTP, encoded by the coding sequence ATGGCGATCCGCCCTGATTCCGACCGCGGCCAGTCGGAAGTCGTCAGCGAGGTGCTGGCGGTGGCGCTAGTCGTCATCATCGTGACGGTCACCGGAACGTATCTCCTCCAAGACGTGACGACGCCGGACGAGGAGACGCGTGCCCAGATGACGCTCTCCGTGACCGACGACCGGATCGAACTGACCCACGCGGGCGGCGAGGCCGTCCCGGAAGACGCGCTGAACGTGGTGGTGCGGGTGAACGGGACCGAACAGCCGGGAATTACGTGGGAAAGTGGAAGCGTCGACGGCGACGGCGACGCGACGTTCGACCCCGGGGAACGCTGGATTCGCGTCGGCCTGTCGCTCTCGGGCGACGCTAGGGTACGTGTCCTGCTTGCCGACACCCACACAGGAACCGTACTGCTCGACCGAACGGTGACGCCGTGA